Genomic window (Mycoplasmopsis citelli):
AATTATCTAAGGATCCCTGGTTTAATCCAATCCCAGAATATCAAAGATGATTTAACAAATGAAAAGAAATCTTACCAAATATTATCAACAAAAAATGAGACACCAAAACCAAAATTAAAGCTATCTCTTACTATATTGCGACTAATTCTTTATATTTGCATGCTCCTAATTGAACACAATACAATTACAATGGATATGGGTTTTATAATCCAACGCAAATTTTTACCAATGACCCTGAAATTCAATGTGTTGGATATGTTATGAATTTAGCAGCAGCTCTAACCATTTTAAATATTCCGGTGCGAATCTTAGGTGGGGCATACTTTGGAAATTCAACGGCAGTAGTTCCAAGTGGATATCATGCTTGAAATGAAGTTTTTGTTGATGGGCGATGAAAAATTATAGATTTAACCTGATTTGATTACTTAGAATATGGAGCATCAAAAGATAAAACATATGAACTTCAAGATGATCTTGATTTATTTTTAGAACGTAATTCTGAGCATAAATTACGAAAATATTTTCGATTAGATTTAAACTCATATGAAACGACTTTGTTGTATTTTAAAAACCCAAAACAATATGAATATCAAGATCTACCTGATAGCATTTAAAAATAACTTCAAAGAATTTGAGATTTTATATATACTTAAAATTATTGGTTTTCTTTTGCGTATTTACAACAAAAAATATTAATAATGGTAAAATATATTTATATTCAAATGGATGATTACCCAAGTCTGGCTGAAGGGACTAGTCTCGAAAACTAGCAGGGGCTTTACAGCCCGCGGGGGTTCGAATCCCCCATCATCCGCCAATGTTTTTTACTTTTTATCTTCTGATATTTTTATTATCATTTTTAACATGCGACCCCTTTCGCAAAAAAAGCATTCTAATGAATGCTTTTTTAAAAGTAAATTATTTTTTAAAAAGTTTATTTCCTAAGTTAATATATTGATTAATAAGATTTTCCACATAATTAAATCCAAGTTCATAAAAATTACTTTGTTCTAAATTAACCCCTACTTGAGCAAGAATTTTTAGCGGATCATCGCTTCCTCCAGCACTGAGGAAGTTTTTAATATAATTTTGCAATGCACTTGGACCTTCTTGTTTGTATTGAGCAAAGAAATAATTTGCAACAAGTTGTCCAATAGCGTATTTATACACGTAAAAATCATAATAAAAATGTGGAACATAAATACTTCCAAAGGTATTTTCTTGAGAGTATTTTAAATTTTTTGATAAAGTATATTTTTTAGTGTTTTCAAAATACAATTTACTTAAACTATCAAAACTTGAGGATGCTTGACCATTTTCAATTGCTTTGTATAAGTTATATTCATAATTGGATCATTCTACTTGACGCAGTACAGTCGCCATAAATCCATTAATTGTGTTTTCTAAAATTTGGAATTTTAATTTATCGTTAGTTGAGTTAGTTAATAAATAATCAAAAAGCATCAATTCATTAAAAATGGAAGCAATTTCAGCAAGAAAAATTGGATATTCACTATTAGCAATACTTTGATAAGTGTCAGAAAAATATGAGTGCAACGAATGCCCTAATTCGTGCGCTAAAGTTTCAACACTATCTAAATCACCTTTAAAGTTCATTAAAATGTATTTTTTAGCAATCCCATATGAAGAACCAATTGAATAAGCCCCTGAACGTTTTGAATTTACTGGCATAAAGTCAATTCAGTTTTCGTTTAAAGCTTTAGTAATTTGGTTTATGTATTCTTCACCAAAAGGTTGCAGTGCTTTTAAAACAAGATCTTTGGCTTCTTCAACGCTGTAAGCACTTTTAACTTTCACTAATTCTCGACGTGAATCTCAAGGATGATATTGTTGCTTAAATTTACGTTGGTAAAACTTACTGCGAGCACTTTTAAATTTATAAAAAATTGCTTTTTTATGCGAAACTTCTGCATATAAGCGTTGCAAAATCTCATCACTTACTTTATCGCCATAAGTAAGCATTTCAGTTGCACTTTTGAAATTTCTAAGTTTAGCTTCAACAGTAATACTTTTAAAGTGTTGATATAAAAGTGAAGAAAGCGATTCTTTGTGCTTTAAGTATGCTTTAATATAGTTTTTATACGCCCCTTTACGAAGTGAACCATCGCTAGATTTTAAAAATTCAATTCGATTAGTCGGATTTAATTTATGAACTTTCCCTTTAGAATCTTTAATAGTTCCATAATCAAATTCACTATTAGTTAAAATTGAAAAAATTGAATAAAGTGAAGGTTTTCCAAAACTTTCTTTTTGAATAAATTCTTCCACTTCATCTGAAAGTTTATGTTCAAAATCTAAAATTAAATTTTCTATTGAATGCTTATATTCTTTTAGTGCTGGATCTTCTTTTCAAAGCTTCATTTTGTCAATATTGGCATAAAATCGATTTGTTTCACTTCCAAATCGTTCACTTAACCCTTCATTTAAAAAAGCAAAATCTTCATCAAGTTTTTTAAAGCGTGGATCAACTACATTTGTTGAAATGTGGTTAGAAATATAATTATGAATTTTGAAAGTAAGTCCGCTTAATTGTTCTGAAAGCTTTAAATCAGCTAAATAATCTTGTAATGAATTATATTTAGAATCTTTAACTGCAATTCGCTGATTGTATAAATGTTCATATTGATTAATTAAATCTTCGATGGTTAATCCGCCCAAAATATCTTCTAAATCAAAGCGATATTGTTGTGGAACATCTTCATATTTACTATATTGTTTTATTTTCATATAACACCTTAAAATGTGAAAAAACAAGGATTTTTGCAAGCGGTAAATGTTGCAAAAAATCCTTGTTAAACAATTATTTAACAAAATCTTTTACAAATATTTAGCGCCAATGGTTTCCCAAAGAGTAGAAATCTTTTATGTTTTTCTACCAACACATAAAGCTGCCACTTTATTGTGTTTCGGCTTTTATACCCTTTCACTAATTTACGCATGCCTGCTAGATTAATTACTCATGTTAAAAGCTCCTCTAATGTTTTGCATAAAACCTAAAGGTTGCCCCTTAAACAAAAGGTTATTTGTTTGTTTTTTCATATTTAATTATATGTAAAAAAAGATTTTTTCAAAGTAAAAAGTTAATTTTTTACAAAAAAAGCATTTTAAAATGCTTTTTTTTGAATTTTAATTCAAATATATCCTTGTTATCACTACTTATTTTGTTGTTGAAGTTTAAACAAAGCATTAATATCGAAAGTATAAGTTTCTTTGGTACGAACCTTAAATAAGATATTTGGATTTCTAAGACCTCATATCATTTCACGATCAGTAATTGGCAATATAGGAAATGAATAATTTCCCACTCCGTTTGCTTTAGGTTGGACTAATTTTCCGGTTTTTTTATCAATTTTTGGAGAAACAGGATTAGCTTGACGACTAAAATCACTCTGACTGAAAAACACTCCATTAACTCTAATTCCGCCTCAATTATGTTTTGCTGGATCAGCAGGATTGTATGATTTTAATCTTGCTCCGTAATAATCAGATTTTGTTTTTCAAAAACCATTAGCATTTCAACTTTTAGTTCCTGAAGCAACTAAAGCAAAGTGAGCATGAGTCATTCATCCTCCATTTTCATGGGTATCACCAACATAAGCGATAATTTGTCCTTTTTTAACTTTAAGTGGATGTTCGGGAGTAATTGGAACTTGTTGGTTAGTTTCGTGATCAAGTACAGTTGCATAGGTATCAATTGTTGTATTTTTTCCTTTGCTTTGCTGTAATTCTGCTGAAGAAATTCCTAAAGCTTGATTTTTAAAAGTAAATTCTTGATCAAGGTGAATTATTCCAATATAAGCATATTCAGAATCTTTAAAATATAATTCTTTATCTTTTGGAGTTAAATGTAAATCTTCTACTTTAACTCTCATTTGTAAAGTAGTTCCTATTCCTTCAGCGGT
Coding sequences:
- the pepF gene encoding oligoendopeptidase F; the protein is MKIKQYSKYEDVPQQYRFDLEDILGGLTIEDLINQYEHLYNQRIAVKDSKYNSLQDYLADLKLSEQLSGLTFKIHNYISNHISTNVVDPRFKKLDEDFAFLNEGLSERFGSETNRFYANIDKMKLWKEDPALKEYKHSIENLILDFEHKLSDEVEEFIQKESFGKPSLYSIFSILTNSEFDYGTIKDSKGKVHKLNPTNRIEFLKSSDGSLRKGAYKNYIKAYLKHKESLSSLLYQHFKSITVEAKLRNFKSATEMLTYGDKVSDEILQRLYAEVSHKKAIFYKFKSARSKFYQRKFKQQYHPWDSRRELVKVKSAYSVEEAKDLVLKALQPFGEEYINQITKALNENWIDFMPVNSKRSGAYSIGSSYGIAKKYILMNFKGDLDSVETLAHELGHSLHSYFSDTYQSIANSEYPIFLAEIASIFNELMLFDYLLTNSTNDKLKFQILENTINGFMATVLRQVEWSNYEYNLYKAIENGQASSSFDSLSKLYFENTKKYTLSKNLKYSQENTFGSIYVPHFYYDFYVYKYAIGQLVANYFFAQYKQEGPSALQNYIKNFLSAGGSDDPLKILAQVGVNLEQSNFYELGFNYVENLINQYINLGNKLFKK